The following proteins come from a genomic window of Plectropomus leopardus isolate mb chromosome 11, YSFRI_Pleo_2.0, whole genome shotgun sequence:
- the asz1 gene encoding ankyrin repeat, SAM and basic leucine zipper domain-containing protein 1 has protein sequence MSTKSSFMENAYPAGDESDASNDEWDIGCSSHIWPPLIKDQGDDAPHAQDDVSRLKRAISKGDVETVEQLLDNGMDVETRLGCEWTPLMCAVNVANYDLAKLFLDRGASANFSKDHWTVLMASCTASASEDKIARCVEILLSRNADPNMVDRSQMTCLMLAARDSYSKVINLLVSHGAEINVQDSNGYTALALAVQYGREEAVLKLLQLGADKTLKTKAGKSPADLAVIFKHTQISRILASSSHIATVQAFSSMEETLSKFFKTNSEPPPSQESVSKLDDIELLLHGLDLGYLTDVMTENDITWSYLLTMEKEDLEKVGIKDPEVQQKVLSAVRQMHLDKVDIDTIGLPGAADSGSEELLNFLLSVKQQCCYLTEVTQDVINRFPRHASQLVLSLDPKKEALAVCNQLVVQSKDLEKELSCLRSLLCQMDEAKNCQIPPPGSHSNRRMWSLSRVTLSALAGAFLFLLYKASSGKGSLQGQLC, from the exons GATCAGGGTGACGATGCACCACATGCACAAGATGATGTGTCGAGGTTGAAAAGAGCCATCAGTAAAGGAGATGTTGAGACTGTTGAACAACTGTTGGACAATG GCATGGACGTGGAGACCAGGCTTGGCTGTGAATGGACTCCGCTGATGTGTGCTGTCAATGTGGCTAATTACGACCTAGCCAAACTTTTCCTGGACAGAGGGGCCAGTGCCAACTTCAGCAAAG ATCATTGGACGGTGCTCATGGCCAGCTGCACTGCATCTGCCAGTGAAGACAAAATTGCTCGCTGTGTGGAGATTTTGCTGTCCAGAAATGCTGATCCCAACATGGTGGACAG GTCTCAAATGACATGCCTGATGCTGGCAGCCAGGGACAGCTACAGTAAGGTCATCAACCTGCTGGTCTCCCACGGGGCAGAAATCAACGTCCAGGATAGCAATGGATACACA GCTTTGGCTTTGGCAGTGCAGTATGGTAGAGAAGAGGCGGTGCTTAAGCTCCTCCAGCTCGGAGCGGACAAAACATTAAAGACCAAAGCTGGCAAAAGCCCTGCTGACCTGGCTGTgatattcaaacacacacag ATTAGCAGGATTCTGGCCTCTTCATCCCACATTGCTACCGTCCAGGCCTTCAGCTCCATGGAGGAGACCCTCTCAAAGTTCTTCAAGACTAACTCTGAACCACCACCTTCCCAGGAAAG TGTATCCAAGCTTGATGACATTGAGCTCCTCCTACACGGCCTCGATCTTGGCTACCTAACTGACGTCATGACT gaaAATGACATCACCTGGAGCTACCTGTTGACCATGGAGAAGGAGGACCTGGAAAAG GTTGGTATCAAAGACCCTGAGGTCCAGCAGAAGGTGCTGAGTGCCGTGCGACAGATGCACCTGGACAAAGTGGACATAGACACGATCGGCCTACCGGGAGCCGCAGACAGCGG GAGCGAGGAACTGCTCAACTTCCTGTTAAGTGTGAAGCAACAGTGCTGCTACCTTACAGAGGTGACGCAGGACGTAATCAACCGTTTTCCCCGCCACGCCTCTCAG CTGGTCCTCTCATTGGACCCAAAGAAGGAGGCCCTGGCTGTCTGCAACCAGCTGGTGGTCCAGAGTAAAGACTTGGAGAAGGAATTGTCCTGCCTCCGCAGTCTGCTATGCCag ATGGACGAGGCCAAAAATTGTCAGATTCCTCCACCTGGTTCCCACAGCAACCGGAGGATGTGGTCCCTGAGCAGGGTCACGCTGAGTGCACTCGCAGGtgccttcctcttcctcctctacAAAGCGTCCAGTGGAAAGGGGTCCCTGCAGGGACAGTTGTGTTAA